In Meles meles chromosome 2, mMelMel3.1 paternal haplotype, whole genome shotgun sequence, the sequence TGAACCAGGGTAAATAACGCTGTTATAAAATTTACACTCTTCGCATCCATTTCAGAGGAAAATATTACATTATTAGGGCTCTTCTAGAAGGGTCTTGAGGAATGATTTCAGTAAACCTTTTGCTTTTCAATAGTAAACTGCAACATATATTCTCAAACTGTGTTAAGTAGTTAGAAAGGCAACTATAAGATCTATGATGATGACAATTGGCAGGATTAGGACTATTCTGTTAAACATTAGGAGTCACATTCCTATTTTAGCTGTTATCAATGCACCTTTTTCAGTGGTAAGGCAACCGCTGCTGGGGATGCCACAATGATCAGCTCAAGTTTCTTCAGTAAAAGATGCTtgctgctggggcgcctgggtggctcggtgggttaagccgctgccttcggctcaggtcatgatctcagggtcctgggatcgagccccacatcgggctctctgctccgcagggagcctgcttcctcctctctctctgcctgcctctctgcctgcttgtgatctctctctctgtcaaatgaataaataaaatcttaaaaaaaaaaaaaagatttaaaaaaaaaaaaagatgcttgcTGCAACATCAAGATTcaaatgagggggcgcctgggtggctcagtggtttaagccactgccttcggctcaggtcatgatctcaggggcctgggttcgagtcccgcatcgggctctctgctccgcagggagcctgcttccctctcactctctctctgcctacttgtgatctctctctgtcaaatacataaaataaaatctttagaagaaaaaaaaaagattcaaatgaGTTTCCTCTCCCAATTTTGCTCTcttttagagcagaaataaatggctTTTTATTCTGCACAGAGGGAGGctaatattttgaaattcagCTGTTACAATCTTCTAACTCACAATTTAAAAGGAGAAGTATTATTATTGGGAAGAAGTAGATGaaatacttctaattttttaaaataacaaggcTTCTGAATAACTTCTCGAACCTACATGGGGACAGCGACAAACATGACACATGCGATCTGCACTGCAGTAATTCTGTCGGCTACATTTTGCCCTCAGTAAGGGTTAGATGTGTGGTTTCAAACAATCTCTACACAGAAAGCATCTTTAAATAAGTTTCCTTTTCACTGaacggagattttttttttcacttatttgccTGTGGAAGGCAATTTAAACGTATGCATATATACACTTGCATACctatggtatgtatatatatggttttttaaGTTAGTTACTTTGACCACTGGAATAAAACTAGACTACAGGGAGAAGTCTGTGAGGACTGGCTCCCTCTCTAGGCCGAGGAGGGCAGGTACAGTTCGCTGAAGGACGTGATGAGGCTATAGTAAGTCTTCTCGTCGTCCGTCAGCCCCGCGTTGCCGGGTCTCACCACCACAGCGACGTGCACGTCCGCTTCCTCGGCAGCGCTGGCCTCCAGGGTGACGTCTGTCAGAAACAGGATGTTGTTGGGGGAGCACCCGATGCTGCTGGCGATCTTGCGGTAACTCTCACTCTCCACTTTGTGTCCGATCTTGGTATCAAAGTGCCCGTCAACAAGCTCAAGAATATCTCCCTCCGTAGAATGCCCAAACAGTAGCTTCTGGGCCTCTACACTCCCTGAGGAATAGATAGAcaccttcattccagcctctctCCATTTCCGGACTGCTGGAACTACATCTTCGAAGAACTCGGCCTTCACGCGCCCTGCTGCGAACGCCGCCCTCCACATGTGGCCCTGCAGCTGCTTCAGCGCCGTGGTCTTGCGGTCCAGGGCCATCTGCCAGCACACGTTGTCCACCACGGCCTGGATCGTCTGCTGGGCGTCGTCTCCTCCAGCGCCAGACGAGGCTGGAATGGGAACAGCCCCATCCAGGTGCGAATCCTCTTCAGCCTGTTTCCTCAGAAGACTGACGTCCTGCTGGCACTCCTCTTCCTCCCAGTGTGTCTGCAGATACTCTTTAACGTTTTCTTTGATGTAGGGAAATAAAATGTCCTTCACGAAAGCAATCGGGGTTGTGGTACCTTCGACGTCCAACAGGATCACGCTGACCTCGGTGGGCACGGGCAGCACCACCATCTCCCCCCACCGCTCGCGCCCACCCGCCTCGGCCCGCCGCAAGAGAGCGCGGAGGGCGGCGCCCACTGCGCCCCCGGCAGCGTCCCGGGCTTCCCACGGCCCCACGAGAACGTACGTCCGCCCGCAGCCGCGTGCGGCCGAGGCCGAGGCACACAGCcacccccgcgccccccgccAGTGGCAGAGCCCGCAGCCCAGGCGCCCGCACCGCCCAGCCGCCGCGGCcgagcttgtttttcttttaattgtgtaGTACCTTTAAATCTTTGTTCATGTGAATTGTAGACAGAAATTGGGAATTCTCTTGTTAGCTTTGTCCTAGGGAAATTGACATCAGTTTTAATCCAGTCACTTATTAGAGAATCTCTTTTCAGAAGTGAGGTTTTTCATATGTAGGTGATAGTCAATTTTAGGCATTTTTCTGCTTTGGATGTTTTAAGCTACAGAGATAAGTACAGTTGACTTGAACAAGAGAGGGTTAGGGGCACTTGCCTACCACACAGTCGAAGATCTGTGTACAACTTCTGACTCcctaaaaacttaactactaatagcttatGTTAAACGGGAGCCTTACCAATAGCGAAAACAGTTAACacacatttttgtatgtttatgtattatgtactatattcttacaatgaagtaagctagagaaaagaaaatgttattaagaaaattataagggaggctcctgggtggctcagtgggttaaagcctctgccttcggctcaggtcatgatcccagagtcctgggatcgagccccgcatccggctctctgctcagcagggagcctgcttcctcctctctctctctctctgcctgcctctatgcctacttgtgatttctgtctgtcaaataaatgaataaaatctttaaaaaaaaaaagaaaattataagggagagaaaatacatttacagtactatattgtatctaaaaaaaatctgggttaaaaaaaaaaaatctgggtataagtggacctgtgcatTTCAACACTATTCAAAGGTCAACTATAAATTATTTTGGCAAACCAAGATATGGTTTATTTGGTATGTATTCTCTTTGGTCATCATATTgggataaattttaaaagttgaagtAAATTTTTAAGTTCAGAGTTAAGGTTAATTTGAAAAATctttgaacaattttttaaaaagtttaaaagtagaTAAGGATGTAATTGTTCTGAAGAACAGGACAATCTGTTGctttaattctgtatttttatttttgtttttgtttttgttttttccctttgcagAGAATGTAGCTGGTCACTACATTTCCCCCTTTCATGATATTCCTCTCAAGGTGGACTCAACGGAGGTATTGTTTTAACTTGCTTTTGGGGAGGGGAATATATACTTCTAATATCACAAAATGCTTTTTGGAGGCATCTTGAGAGAATGCGATTGGAAGTCAAGAAGGACAGCAGAGTTGTGGTAACAGGATTGTAAGCCTCTTTCATGCATTAGAGATGGTATGAGAATAGGATCCTTCCAGGAGGAAGATTATGGAACACTGATGTGGGATTTGTGCTTCCTCCAGGCCTGTCAATAGAATGGCAAGAGGGAGAATAATAGTGAAGATTTATCGACCGCCCGTAGTGGTTATCCACACTGTGCTCAGAACTTGACTTGCATTATCTCTGAGTACTGCTAGGTCTACTGTTATTATCCTTTCTTTGTTAATGAGGTTCAGTGCTTTGCCCATGGTTGCAAATCTGTTGTCCATTGTGGGAGGTGGGATATGAATTTAGGTGCTCTAACTCCACAGGTTGCATTCTTAATTGCTCTTGTGTAATCCTTCCAGCTCTTTGCTTCTAAGTAGTATTCAGCTATAGGACAGGAAATCATAAAatctggagagagaaggaagccacGGACAGAAAGGAAGAACTCCCAttttactgtgtgtgtatgtttgtccatgtgttttttttttttttaaagattttatttatttatttgacagagagagagattacaagtaggcagagaggcagacagagagagaggaggaagcaggctccctgcggagcagagagcccgatgcgggactcgatcccaggaccctgagatcatgacctgagccaaaggcagcggctcaatccactgagccacccaggcgccccatgtccatgtgttttgttttggccaTTGAGCAGTCCATTCTGAGTATCTCATCTCCCAACACCCTCCTTGCTTTTGGCCAAAAGcgcatgatttcatttttttatttattaattagttattctttgagtaaatagcCACTGCAGCATTATGCCAGCGTTCTAGGCTCTAGGCCTGCAGTGGTGAATAAGATAGATGTGAGATCTAGTTTGCACTTGATTGGAGAAGACAGACAACCAGAAAACAAGTCACTCAGTAGTGTTAAGTGCTATAAAACTAGAATAGGGTAATGAGAGAAAAAGTGTCAGTGCTTCTTCATGTGGGTGTGTATCATGACAAAATCTGTTTACTTagcaaaagaataatattttgggGAATCATGGAGTAGGTAGGAGTGGAGCTAGAAAAAGAGTGGACTAGAAATACCCAGTGGGCATGATATTCTGCCTAAGAAGATGGGGTTTGGAGAATATGAAATTGGGGTTAGGCACAGTTGAGAATGGGGCAGGGCAAAATACACCAGGCTAACCCAGTGAATTCTGGGCATGTGGAGATTGGTACACAGTGGTTGTGTGGATAGGTGTCCCCCATCCTCAGCTCTAATGTTTGCACCTCATGCTTTGGAATGTGGTATTTTAGgaacagaaataatgttttaggaCCTACTTGGAAtaatcatttttctgttttgtttccttcattaATGGTTTTTTTGGTGTGTAAAAGTTATATAGAAGTGTGAGCATTTGTGAATGGCCTAATTTTTCCTCCCAGCCTATCACATACTCTGTTTTAATTTGGAAGTGCTTGATGGAGGCATAGTAATCACACCTTGGTGGAATTTACAGGCAGGAGGTGCAGCTGAGTACTTTCATGGCTTGTTAGTCGTGCTCCCTAGAGTTTCATTTCAATAATGAAATGACTGTTTTAAGTGTAATCACTGGAAACTGACAGTCTTTCCTTAAAGACCGAACACAGCCTTTGCTTACTTTATAAAAACTAACTAGGAAATATACTTGAAAGAGATTTAGtttttctgataaaatattttatgaaatgctAATGCTCCTGCACTGGGGATGCAAATGCTGAGAGAAAAGGAACTGGGCATTTGGTAGGTTCTCCGTGAATCATGATTCTGGATAGCCTCTGTAGTGAATGTTTCTCTGGTAGGCTGACTTTCAGTGCTTTGCAATGCAGCTGTATTCTTTgctgaaatattaaaattataaataccaTCTTTTCTTTTATAGGAAAATGGCATTCCTACAAAGAGAGCACGAAATGATGAATATGAGGTATATctctaaaggttttttttttttttttttgtgagccACTTCTATTATCTGTTAAGGACCTTGATAGTTTGCATTTGTAAAATCCTTCTAAAGTTTCCCCCTTAGAAGATTTTGGTGtgcatacagattttttttttttttttttttcctcctagtaCCTGCTTAAGGCAGCTAGGGATGATCTCAgtgtttcactttattttttcttgtgttgaaaTACacgtaaaataaaatttagcatttATTGCACagtttttaaagtgtacagttcattaTAATTAAGTACGTTTCAcatgtgcagccatcaccaccattCTTCACTTCAGAACGTCTTCATCTTCCCAGACTGAAACTCTACCCAGTAAACACTAACTCTCCATTCCCTGCTccacccagcccctggtaactactattctactttctgcttaTGAATCTATTCTAGGAACCTCCTTACCATTTCATTTTGTAAGTGAAGAACCAGAGAGAATCAGGAAATAAACCTGtgataaataaaagttatttatcaCCATAGATAGTCTAAAGTAAAGGTACTTTATGAAAATTGGTCCGTTTaccattttctttattctaaGGGAAAATGTGGTCTGAGAGGCTGTTTTAGAATTCAGGAACAACTCTTTGGGGATAACggagaaaaaaaagttacaccAACTCTACGCTAAAATAAATGTGTTCTGAGTATGTCTTAAATATGTGACTGTCAAACCTTTAATAGTTCTTGATTTAGGACCAGAACATTTGATTGATGCCTGCATCCCGTCTCATGCTGTTGATGCCTTTTTGTCTTGCTGATGTCAGACAGTTTTTCCTGCCACCTTCCTCAGCCTCCTTTTCCCTTAaaccttatttccatttttctctactCCAGCTGAAATTTATGACCCCAGACTTTGAATCTGCTTCCAAAAATAGCAGTGAATGCTGTTTAATCCCAGCCACCTTTGCCTGCCATCCatattgtattttcttaaatTGGTGTCTGTTAAAATGGCCCTTAAACCGTCTATGTTGGAATAACATAGGACACTTGTTAGAATTTCAGATTCTGGGGTTTATTCCATatctactaaatcagaatctgcTTGATGGGGACTGGTTAGTCCACATATTTAACAGGTGTTTCAGGGCATTCTGTACACACTGAAGTTTGAGGACCTCTGCCCTAGATGGGGGTAACTAGATATTGAGGGCTTCGAGGCTTTATAGGTTCCTGAGGACTTGGTGCATTCACCTGGaaatagttgtgtttttttttttttccccagtgggAAAAATGTATTCTGAGTCCGTATAGCCAActtaaatttaattcttagaacaTGGTTCATATGTCAGAGAGCGACTAACTTAAGTCTgtagtttgtgtgtttgtttatttagaaCTCTCTCCCATTTTTTCCAAGCCCTTGGCAATgacttttctattctgtttctgtgagtttggccCGTCTTTCCTCCCCAGAATTCCAGATATAAATGGTACAATgcagtagttgtctttctctgtctggcttatttctgTTAGAATAATGCCCTAATGGTCCacccacgttgtcacaaatggcaggtttccttctttcttatggctgaataatattccattgtatatattaagcgcatcttctttatcttttcatccatTGACAGACGTTTAGATTGTTTGTAAATctgggctattgtgaataatgttgcagtgagCATCagaatgcagatatctcttcaatattctgttttcattgtcttttttttttttaatattttatttattcatttgtcagagagcacaagcagggggagcaataggcagagggagaaggagaatgagaagcagtctccccgtggagcaggaagccccatgtaggacttgatcccggaaccctgagatcatgacctgagccgaagctaGCCgcttaccctactgagccacccaggcaccctcagttttctttggataaatatccagaagtgcgattgctggatcacatgatagctttgtttttattttatttttatttttttaagattttattttatatatttatttgacagagagagagggagatcacaagtaggcagagaggcaggcagaggtggagggtgaagcaggccccctcctgagcagagagccagatgcagagcttgatcccaggaccctgagatcatgacctgagcctaaggcagaggcttaatctgctgagccacccaggtgccctgtttttatttttttttaaaactgctaCACTGTTTTCTGtagcaatttacattcccaccagcaatgcacaagcATTCTCCTTTTTTCACATTCTTACcggcacttgttatttcttgtcttttgatgatgacagccactctaactggtgtgaggtgatatctcattgtggttttgatttgcatttctcggACAATTGTGATGTTGAGAACCTACCTTTTCACGTACCTTTTGACTGTCTCTTGGAAAAtcatggtgggaggggcagaaggagagagtcccaagcagattccctcctgagctcagagcctgcctaatgggctcaatctcaggacccatgagatcatgacctgagcggaaaccaagtcAAACCAAGttagccacttaaccgactgagccacccaggcgcccccctgcccatttcttagtcagattttttttttctgttgagtcGCATGAGTTCTTTGAGTTTTGGATACtaatctttatcagatatatgacttaaaatattttttcccatttatcgTTTACCTTTTTtatgttaattgtttcctttgctgagctgAAGGTTTTTAGTCTGATGgtcttacttgtttatttttgctacatgttgcctttgcttttagtATTCAAATCCAAAGTTTATTTGATCTTTTTAAGAGTTAGAGGAAAGAAGGGTGATATCCgc encodes:
- the LOC123935850 gene encoding enolase-phosphatase E1-like; this translates as MVVLPVPTEVSVILLDVEGTTTPIAFVKDILFPYIKENVKEYLQTHWEEEECQQDVSLLRKQAEEDSHLDGAVPIPASSGAGGDDAQQTIQAVVDNVCWQMALDRKTTALKQLQGHMWRAAFAAGRVKAEFFEDVVPAVRKWREAGMKVSIYSSGSVEAQKLLFGHSTEGDILELVDGHFDTKIGHKVESESYRKIASSIGCSPNNILFLTDVTLEASAAEEADVHVAVVVRPGNAGLTDDEKTYYSLITSFSELYLPSSA